From the genome of Gorilla gorilla gorilla isolate KB3781 chromosome 4, NHGRI_mGorGor1-v2.1_pri, whole genome shotgun sequence, one region includes:
- the LOC115933002 gene encoding leucine-rich repeat-containing protein 37A-like isoform X2 → MTSAQCPALACVMSRLRFWGPWPLLLWQLLWLLVKEAQPLEWVKDPLQLTSNPLGPPEPWSSHSSHFPRESPHVPTLPADPWDFDHLGPSASSEMPAPPQESTENLVPFLDTWDSAGELPLEPEQFLASQQDLKDKLSPQERLPVSPKKLKKDPARRWSLAEIIGIIRQLSTPQSQKQNLQHEYSSTDTPYPGSLPPELRVKSDEPPGPSEQVGPSQFHLEPETENPETLEDIQSSSLQQEAPAQLPQLPEEEEPSSMQQEAPALPPESSMESLTLPNHEVTVQPPGEDQAHYHSPNITVKPADVEVTITSEPTNETESSQAQQEAPIRFPEEVEPSATQQEAPIEPPVPPMERELSISEQQQPVQPSESSGEVESSPTQQETPGQPPEHHEVTVSPPGHHQTHHLDSPNVSVKPPDVQLTIAAEPSAEVGTSLVHQEATAQLSGSGNDVEPPAIQHGGPPLLPESSEEAGPLAVQQETSFQSPEPINNENPSPTQQEAAAEHPQTAEEGESSLTHQEAPAQTPEFPNVVVAQPPEHSHLTQATVQPLDLGFTITPESMTEVELSPTMKETPTQPPKKVVPQLRVYQGVTNPTPGQDQAQHPVSPSVTVQLLDLGLTITPEPTTEVGHSTPPKRTIVSPKHPEVTLPHPDQVQTQHSHLTRATVQPLDLGFTITPKSMTEVEPSTALMTTAPPPGHPEVTLPPSDKGQAQHSHLTQATVQPLDLELTITTKPTTEVKPSPTTEETSTQPPDLGLAITPEPTTEIGHSTALEKTTAPHPDQLQTLHQKLTEVTGPPTELEPTQDSLVQSESYIQDKALAAPEEHKASTSTNICELCTCGDEMLSCIDLNPEQRLRQVPVPEPNTHNGTFTILILRENTLTELHKDSFEGLLSLQYLDLSCNKIQSIERHTFEPLPFLKFINLSCNVITELSFGTFQAWHGMQFLHKLILNHNPLTTVEDPYLFKLPALKYLDMGTTLVPLTTLKNILMMTVELEKLILPSHMACCLCQFKNSIEAVCKTVKLHCNSACLTNTTHCRESKLHAEEASVGNPEEAFMKVLQARKNYTSTELIVEPEEPSDSSGINLSAFGSEQLDTNDESDVSTLSYILPYFSAVNLDVKSLLIPVIKLPTTGNSLAKIQTVGQNRQRVNRVLMGPRSIQKRHFKEVGRQSIRREQGAQASVENAAEEKRLGSPAPRELEQPHTQQGPEKLAGKAVYKVKKSPKVRKKSYLNRLMLANRLPFSAAKSLISSPSQGAFSSLGDLSPQENPFLEVSAPSEHFIENSNTKDTISKARNAFEENVFMENTNMPEGTISENTNYNHPPEADSAGTAFNLGPTVKQTETKWEYNNVGTDLSPEPKSFHYPLLSSPGDQLEIQLTQQLQSLIPNNNVRRLIAHVIRTLKMDCSGAHVQVTCAKLISRTGHLMKLLSGQQEVKASNIQWDTDQWKTENYINESTEAQSEQKEKSLELTKEVPGYGYTTKLIVALILTGILTILIILFCLIVMCCHRKSLQEDEEGFSRGIFRFLPQRRCSSQRESQVHWRIHCCGQGKQRTCKINTSLSIFKDELFLFRQPLWLKDTYKPLSATRLNNHIWKLHKKSSNEDEILNRDPGDSEAPSGGGE, encoded by the exons ATGACTTCCGCTCAGTGCCCGGCACTAGCGTGTGTCATGTCCCGGCTGCGTTTCTGGGGCCCATGGCCCCTCCTTTTGTGGCAACTATTGTGGCTACTTGTCAAGGaggctcagcctctggagtgggtCAAGGACCCGCTCCAGCTGACCTCTAACCCCCTGGGGCCGCCTGAGCCCTGGTCTTCCCACTCCTCCCATTTCCCACGGGAATCTCCCCATGTGCCTACTCTCCCGGCAGACCCGTGGGACTTCGATCACCTGGGGCCCTCTGCTTCCTCAGAGATGCCAGCCCCACCCCAGGAATCGACTGAAAATTTGGTTCCATTCCTGGACACCTGGGATTCAGCTGGAGAGCTGCCCCTGGAGCCAGAGCAGTTCTTGGCTTCACAGCAGGATTTAAAGGACAAGCTGAGTCCACAGGAAAGGCTCCCTGTTTCGCCCAAGAAGCTGAAGAAAGATCCAGCTCGGCGTTGGAGCCTTGCTGAGATTATTGGAATTATACGCCAATTATCCACACCTCAGAGTCAGAAACAGAACTTGCAGCATGAATATTCCAGCACGGATACACCGTATCCGGGTAGCCTGCCTCCAGAACTCCGGGTGAAGTCAGATGAGCCTCCAGGGCCCTCTGAGCAAGTTGGACCTTCTCAATTCCATCTAGAGCCTGAAACTGAAAATCCAGAGACCCTTGAAGACATCCAGTCCTCTTCACTCCAGCAAGAAGCCCCAGCACAGCTTCCACAGCTCCCTGAGGAGGAAGAACCTTCTTCAATGCAGCAGGaggccccagctctgcctccagagtCCTCTATGGAGAGTCTAACTCTACCAAATCATGAGGTGACCGTTCAACCTCCAGGTGAGGATCAAGCTCATTATCACTCGCCCAACATTACAGTTAAACCTGCAGATGTGGAGGTTACCATAACTTCAGAGCCTACCAATGAGACAGAATCTTCCCAAGCCCAGCAGGAGGCCCCAATTCGGTTTCCAGAGGAGGTGGAACCTTCTGCAACCCAACAGGAGGCCCCAATTGAGCCTCCAGTTCCTCCTATGGAGCGTGAACTTTCCATCAGTGAGCAGCAGCAGCCAGTTCAGCCTTCTGAGTCTTCTGGGGAGGTCGAATCTTCTCCGACCCAGCAGGAGACCCCAGGTCAGCCTCCAGAACATCATGAAGTCACAGTTTCACCTCCAGGTCACCATCAAACTCATCATTTAGATTCACCCAATGTCTCTGTGAAGCCTCCAGACGTGCAGCTCACCATAGCAGCAGAGCCTAGTGCAGAGGTGGGAACTTCTCTAGTCCACCAGGAGGCTACAGCTCAGCTCTCAGGGTCAGGTAATGATGTAGAACCTCCCGCCATCCAGCACGGGGGCCCACCTCTGCTTCCAGAGTCATCGGAAGAAGCTGGACCTTTAGCAGTTCAACAGGAGACTTCATTTCAATCTCCGGAACCTATTAATAATGAGAACCCCTCTCCAACCCAGCAGGAGGCTGCAGCTGAGCATCCACAGACCGCTGAGGAGGGTGAGTCTTCCCTAACCCATCAGGAGGCCCCAGCTCAGACTCCAGAGTTCCCTAATGTAGTTGTAGCTCAACCTCCAGAGCATTCACACCTGACTCAAGCCACAGTTCAACCTTTGGATCTGGGGTTTACCATCACTCCAGAATCCATGACAGAGGTTGAACTTTCTCCAACCATGAAGGAgaccccaactcagcctcctaagaaaGTTGTACCCCAACTTCGAGTATATCAAGGGGTAACAAATCCAACACCAGGTCAGGATCAAGCTCAGCATCCAGTGTCACCCAGCGTTACAGTTCAACTTTTGGACCTGGGACTTACCATCACTCCAGAACCCACTACGGAGGTTGGACATTCTACACCCCCGAAGAGGACTATAGTTTCTCCAAAGCATCCTGAGGTGACACTTCCACATCCAGACCAGGTTCAGACTCAGCATTCACACCTGACTCGAGCCACAGTTCAACCTTTGGACCTGGGGTTTACCATCACTCCAAAATCCATGACAGAAGTTGAACCTTCTACAGCCCTGATGACTACAGCTCCTCCTCCAGGACACCCTGAGGTGACACTTCCACCTTCAGACAAGGGTCAGGCTCAGCATTCACACCTGACTCAAGCCACCGTTCAACCTCTGGACCTGGAGCTTACCATAACTACAAAACCTACTACAGAGGTTAAACCGTCTCCAACCACGGAGGAGACCTCAACTCAGCCTCCAGACCTAGGGCTTGCCATAACTCCAGAGCCCACTACAGAGATTGGACATTCTACAGCCCTGGAGAAGACTACAGCTCCTCATCCAGATCAGCTTCAGACTCTGCATCAAAAACTGACTGAAGTCACAGGTCCACCTACTGAGCTAGAACCTACTCAGGATTCACTGGTGCAGTCTGAAAGTTACATCCAAGATAAGGCTTTAGCTGCACCAGAGGAACACAAGGCCTCCACAAGCACCAACATATGTGAGCTCTGTACCTGCGGAGATGAGATGTTGTCATGTATTGATCTCAACCCAGAGCAGAGGCTCCGCCAAGTGCCTGTGCCAGAGCCCAACACCCACAATGGCACCTTCACCATCTT AATTCTCAGAGAAAATACCTTGACTGAATTACACAAGGATTCATTTGAAGGCCTGCTATCCCTCCAGTATTT AGATTTATCCTGCAATAAAATACAGTCTATTGAAAGACATACATTTGAACCACTACCATTTTTGAAGTTTAT aaatcttaGTTGCAATGTAATTACAGAACTCAGCTTTGGAACATTTCAGGCCTGGCACGGAATGCAGTTTTTACATAAGTT aATTCTCAATCACAATCCTCTGACAACTGTTGAAGATCCGTATCTCTTTAAATTGCCAGcattaaaatatct AGACATGGGAACAACGCTAGTCCCACTTACAACACTTAAGAACATTCTCATGATGACTGTTGAACTGGAAAAACT GATCTTACCTAGCCATATGGCCTGCTGCCTCTGCCAATTTAAAAACAGCATTGAGGCTGTCTGCAAGACAGTCAAGCTGCATTGCAACAGTGCATGTCTGACAAACACCACACACTGTCGTGAGTCCAAATTGCATG CTGAAGAAGCATCTGTAGGGAATCCAGAAGAAGCGTTCATGAAGGTGTTACAAGCCCGGAAGAATTACACAAGCACTGAGCTGATTGTTGAGCCGGAGGAGCCCTCAGACAGCAGTGGCATCAACTTGTCAGCCTTTGGGAGTGAGCAGCTAGACACCAATGACGAGAGTGATGTTAGTACACTAAGTTACATCTTGCCTTATTTCTCAGCGGTAAACCTAGATGTGAAATCACTGTTAATACCAGTCATTAAACTGCCAACCACAGGAAACAGCCTGGCAAAGATTCAAACTGTAGGCCAAAACCGGCAGAGAGTGAATAGAGTCCTCATGGGCCCAAGGAGCATCCAGAAAAGGCACTTCAAAGAGGTAGGAAGGCAGAGCATCAGGAGGGAACAGGGTGCCCAGGCATCTGTGGAGAACGCTGCCGAAGAAAAAAGGCTCGGGAGTCCAGCCCCAAGGGAGCTGGAACAGCCTCACACACAGCAGGGGCCTGAGAAGTTAGCGGGAAAGGCCGTCTACAAGGTCAAAAAGAGTCCAAAGGTCAGAAAGAAAAGTTATCTGAATAGACTGATGCTCGCAAACAGGCTTCCATTCTCTGCAGCGAAGAGCCTCATAAGTTCCCCTTCACAAGGGGCTTTTTCATCCTTAGGAGACCTGAGTCCTCAAGAAAACCCTTTTCTGGAAGTATCTGCTCCTTCAGAACATTTTATAGAAAACAGTAATACAAAAGACACAATTTCAAAGGCAAGAAATGcctttgaagaaaatgtttttatggaAAACACTAACATGCCAGAAGGAACCATCTCTGAAAACACAAACTACAATCATCCTCCTGAGGCAGATTCCGCTGGGACTGCATTCAACTTAGGGCCAACTGTTAAACAAACTGAGACAAAATGGGAATACAACAACGTGGGCACTGACCTGTCCCCCGAGCCCAAAAGCTTCCATTACCCATTGCTCTCGTCCCCAGGTGATCAGTTGGAAATTCAGCTAACCCAGCAGCTACAGTCCCTTATCCCCAACAACAATGTGAGAAGGCTCATTGCTCATGTTATCCGGACCTTGAAGATGGACTGCTCTGGGGCCCATGTGCAAGTGACCTGTGCCAAGCTCATCTCCAGGACAGGCCACCTGATGAAGCTTCTCAGTGGGCAGCAGGAAGTAAAGGCATCCAACATACAATGGGATACGGACCAATGGAAGACTGAGAACTACATTAATGAGAGCACAGAAGCCCAGAGTGAACAGAAAGAGAAGTCGCTTGAG ctcacaaAAGAAGTTCCAGGATATGGCTATACCACCAAACTCATCGTGGCATTAATTCTGACTGGAATACTAACTATTTTGATTATACTTTTCTGCCTCATTGTG
- the LOC115933002 gene encoding leucine-rich repeat-containing protein 37A3-like isoform X6, producing the protein MTSAQCPALACVMSRLRFWGPWPLLLWQLLWLLVKEAQPLEWVKDPLQLTSNPLGPPEPWSSHSSHFPRESPHVPTLPADPWDFDHLGPSASSEMPAPPQESTENLVPFLDTWDSAGELPLEPEQFLASQQDLKDKLSPQERLPVSPKKLKKDPARRWSLAEIIGIIRQLSTPQSQKQNLQHEYSSTDTPYPGSLPPELRVKSDEPPGPSEQVGPSQFHLEPETENPETLEDIQSSSLQQEAPAQLPQLPEEEEPSSMQQEAPALPPESSMESLTLPNHEVTVQPPGEDQAHYHSPNITVKPADVEVTITSEPTNETESSQAQQEAPIRFPEEVEPSATQQEAPIEPPVPPMERELSISEQQQPVQPSESSGEVESSPTQQETPGQPPEHHEVTVSPPGHHQTHHLDSPNVSVKPPDVQLTIAAEPSAEVGTSLVHQEATAQLSGSGNDVEPPAIQHGGPPLLPESSEEAGPLAVQQETSFQSPEPINNENPSPTQQEAAAEHPQTAEEGESSLTHQEAPAQTPEFPNVVVAQPPEHSHLTQATVQPLDLGFTITPESMTEVELSPTMKETPTQPPKKVVPQLRVYQGVTNPTPGQDQAQHPVSPSVTVQLLDLGLTITPEPTTEVGHSTPPKRTIVSPKHPEVTLPHPDQVQTQHSHLTRATVQPLDLGFTITPKSMTEVEPSTALMTTAPPPGHPEVTLPPSDKGQAQHSHLTQATVQPLDLELTITTKPTTEVKPSPTTEETSTQPPDLGLAITPEPTTEIGHSTALEKTTAPHPDQLQTLHQKLTEVTGPPTELEPTQDSLVQSESYIQDKALAAPEEHKASTSTNICELCTCGDEMLSCIDLNPEQRLRQVPVPEPNTHNGTFTILNFQGNYISYIDVNVWKAYSWTEKLILRENTLTELHKDSFEGLLSLQYLDLSCNKIQSIERHTFEPLPFLKFINLSCNVITELSFGTFQAWHGMQFLHKLILNHNPLTTVEDPYLFKLPALKYLDMGTTLVPLTTLKNILMMTVELEKLILPSHMACCLCQFKNSIEAVCKTVKLHCNSACLTNTTHCRESKLHAEEASVGNPEEAFMKVLQARKNYTSTELIVEPEEPSDSSGINLSAFGSEQLDTNDESDVSTLSYILPYFSAVNLDVKSLLIPVIKLPTTGNSLAKIQTVGQNRQRVNRVLMGPRSIQKRHFKEVGRQSIRREQGAQASVENAAEEKRLGSPAPRELEQPHTQQGPEKLAGKAVYKVKKSPKVRKKSYLNRLMLANRLPFSAAKSLISSPSQGAFSSLGDLSPQENPFLEVSAPSEHFIENSNTKDTISKARNAFEENVFMENTNMPEGTISENTNYNHPPEADSAGTAFNLGPTVKQTETKWEYNNVGTDLSPEPKSFHYPLLSSPGDQLEIQLTQQLQSLIPNNNVRRLIAHVIRTLKMDCSGAHVQVTCAKLISRTGHLMKLLSGQQEVKASNIQWDTDQWKTENYINESTEAQSEQKEKSLELTKEVPGYGYTTKLIVALILTGILTILIILFCLIVMCCHRKSLQEDEEGFSRGIFRFLPQRRCSSQRESQGQRSPQRRRRVKPCHRRRTQPTSGLLQKHTA; encoded by the exons ATGACTTCCGCTCAGTGCCCGGCACTAGCGTGTGTCATGTCCCGGCTGCGTTTCTGGGGCCCATGGCCCCTCCTTTTGTGGCAACTATTGTGGCTACTTGTCAAGGaggctcagcctctggagtgggtCAAGGACCCGCTCCAGCTGACCTCTAACCCCCTGGGGCCGCCTGAGCCCTGGTCTTCCCACTCCTCCCATTTCCCACGGGAATCTCCCCATGTGCCTACTCTCCCGGCAGACCCGTGGGACTTCGATCACCTGGGGCCCTCTGCTTCCTCAGAGATGCCAGCCCCACCCCAGGAATCGACTGAAAATTTGGTTCCATTCCTGGACACCTGGGATTCAGCTGGAGAGCTGCCCCTGGAGCCAGAGCAGTTCTTGGCTTCACAGCAGGATTTAAAGGACAAGCTGAGTCCACAGGAAAGGCTCCCTGTTTCGCCCAAGAAGCTGAAGAAAGATCCAGCTCGGCGTTGGAGCCTTGCTGAGATTATTGGAATTATACGCCAATTATCCACACCTCAGAGTCAGAAACAGAACTTGCAGCATGAATATTCCAGCACGGATACACCGTATCCGGGTAGCCTGCCTCCAGAACTCCGGGTGAAGTCAGATGAGCCTCCAGGGCCCTCTGAGCAAGTTGGACCTTCTCAATTCCATCTAGAGCCTGAAACTGAAAATCCAGAGACCCTTGAAGACATCCAGTCCTCTTCACTCCAGCAAGAAGCCCCAGCACAGCTTCCACAGCTCCCTGAGGAGGAAGAACCTTCTTCAATGCAGCAGGaggccccagctctgcctccagagtCCTCTATGGAGAGTCTAACTCTACCAAATCATGAGGTGACCGTTCAACCTCCAGGTGAGGATCAAGCTCATTATCACTCGCCCAACATTACAGTTAAACCTGCAGATGTGGAGGTTACCATAACTTCAGAGCCTACCAATGAGACAGAATCTTCCCAAGCCCAGCAGGAGGCCCCAATTCGGTTTCCAGAGGAGGTGGAACCTTCTGCAACCCAACAGGAGGCCCCAATTGAGCCTCCAGTTCCTCCTATGGAGCGTGAACTTTCCATCAGTGAGCAGCAGCAGCCAGTTCAGCCTTCTGAGTCTTCTGGGGAGGTCGAATCTTCTCCGACCCAGCAGGAGACCCCAGGTCAGCCTCCAGAACATCATGAAGTCACAGTTTCACCTCCAGGTCACCATCAAACTCATCATTTAGATTCACCCAATGTCTCTGTGAAGCCTCCAGACGTGCAGCTCACCATAGCAGCAGAGCCTAGTGCAGAGGTGGGAACTTCTCTAGTCCACCAGGAGGCTACAGCTCAGCTCTCAGGGTCAGGTAATGATGTAGAACCTCCCGCCATCCAGCACGGGGGCCCACCTCTGCTTCCAGAGTCATCGGAAGAAGCTGGACCTTTAGCAGTTCAACAGGAGACTTCATTTCAATCTCCGGAACCTATTAATAATGAGAACCCCTCTCCAACCCAGCAGGAGGCTGCAGCTGAGCATCCACAGACCGCTGAGGAGGGTGAGTCTTCCCTAACCCATCAGGAGGCCCCAGCTCAGACTCCAGAGTTCCCTAATGTAGTTGTAGCTCAACCTCCAGAGCATTCACACCTGACTCAAGCCACAGTTCAACCTTTGGATCTGGGGTTTACCATCACTCCAGAATCCATGACAGAGGTTGAACTTTCTCCAACCATGAAGGAgaccccaactcagcctcctaagaaaGTTGTACCCCAACTTCGAGTATATCAAGGGGTAACAAATCCAACACCAGGTCAGGATCAAGCTCAGCATCCAGTGTCACCCAGCGTTACAGTTCAACTTTTGGACCTGGGACTTACCATCACTCCAGAACCCACTACGGAGGTTGGACATTCTACACCCCCGAAGAGGACTATAGTTTCTCCAAAGCATCCTGAGGTGACACTTCCACATCCAGACCAGGTTCAGACTCAGCATTCACACCTGACTCGAGCCACAGTTCAACCTTTGGACCTGGGGTTTACCATCACTCCAAAATCCATGACAGAAGTTGAACCTTCTACAGCCCTGATGACTACAGCTCCTCCTCCAGGACACCCTGAGGTGACACTTCCACCTTCAGACAAGGGTCAGGCTCAGCATTCACACCTGACTCAAGCCACCGTTCAACCTCTGGACCTGGAGCTTACCATAACTACAAAACCTACTACAGAGGTTAAACCGTCTCCAACCACGGAGGAGACCTCAACTCAGCCTCCAGACCTAGGGCTTGCCATAACTCCAGAGCCCACTACAGAGATTGGACATTCTACAGCCCTGGAGAAGACTACAGCTCCTCATCCAGATCAGCTTCAGACTCTGCATCAAAAACTGACTGAAGTCACAGGTCCACCTACTGAGCTAGAACCTACTCAGGATTCACTGGTGCAGTCTGAAAGTTACATCCAAGATAAGGCTTTAGCTGCACCAGAGGAACACAAGGCCTCCACAAGCACCAACATATGTGAGCTCTGTACCTGCGGAGATGAGATGTTGTCATGTATTGATCTCAACCCAGAGCAGAGGCTCCGCCAAGTGCCTGTGCCAGAGCCCAACACCCACAATGGCACCTTCACCATCTT aaatttccAAGGAAACTATATTTCTTACATTGATGTAAATGTATGGAAAGCATACAGTTGGACCGAGAAACT AATTCTCAGAGAAAATACCTTGACTGAATTACACAAGGATTCATTTGAAGGCCTGCTATCCCTCCAGTATTT AGATTTATCCTGCAATAAAATACAGTCTATTGAAAGACATACATTTGAACCACTACCATTTTTGAAGTTTAT aaatcttaGTTGCAATGTAATTACAGAACTCAGCTTTGGAACATTTCAGGCCTGGCACGGAATGCAGTTTTTACATAAGTT aATTCTCAATCACAATCCTCTGACAACTGTTGAAGATCCGTATCTCTTTAAATTGCCAGcattaaaatatct AGACATGGGAACAACGCTAGTCCCACTTACAACACTTAAGAACATTCTCATGATGACTGTTGAACTGGAAAAACT GATCTTACCTAGCCATATGGCCTGCTGCCTCTGCCAATTTAAAAACAGCATTGAGGCTGTCTGCAAGACAGTCAAGCTGCATTGCAACAGTGCATGTCTGACAAACACCACACACTGTCGTGAGTCCAAATTGCATG CTGAAGAAGCATCTGTAGGGAATCCAGAAGAAGCGTTCATGAAGGTGTTACAAGCCCGGAAGAATTACACAAGCACTGAGCTGATTGTTGAGCCGGAGGAGCCCTCAGACAGCAGTGGCATCAACTTGTCAGCCTTTGGGAGTGAGCAGCTAGACACCAATGACGAGAGTGATGTTAGTACACTAAGTTACATCTTGCCTTATTTCTCAGCGGTAAACCTAGATGTGAAATCACTGTTAATACCAGTCATTAAACTGCCAACCACAGGAAACAGCCTGGCAAAGATTCAAACTGTAGGCCAAAACCGGCAGAGAGTGAATAGAGTCCTCATGGGCCCAAGGAGCATCCAGAAAAGGCACTTCAAAGAGGTAGGAAGGCAGAGCATCAGGAGGGAACAGGGTGCCCAGGCATCTGTGGAGAACGCTGCCGAAGAAAAAAGGCTCGGGAGTCCAGCCCCAAGGGAGCTGGAACAGCCTCACACACAGCAGGGGCCTGAGAAGTTAGCGGGAAAGGCCGTCTACAAGGTCAAAAAGAGTCCAAAGGTCAGAAAGAAAAGTTATCTGAATAGACTGATGCTCGCAAACAGGCTTCCATTCTCTGCAGCGAAGAGCCTCATAAGTTCCCCTTCACAAGGGGCTTTTTCATCCTTAGGAGACCTGAGTCCTCAAGAAAACCCTTTTCTGGAAGTATCTGCTCCTTCAGAACATTTTATAGAAAACAGTAATACAAAAGACACAATTTCAAAGGCAAGAAATGcctttgaagaaaatgtttttatggaAAACACTAACATGCCAGAAGGAACCATCTCTGAAAACACAAACTACAATCATCCTCCTGAGGCAGATTCCGCTGGGACTGCATTCAACTTAGGGCCAACTGTTAAACAAACTGAGACAAAATGGGAATACAACAACGTGGGCACTGACCTGTCCCCCGAGCCCAAAAGCTTCCATTACCCATTGCTCTCGTCCCCAGGTGATCAGTTGGAAATTCAGCTAACCCAGCAGCTACAGTCCCTTATCCCCAACAACAATGTGAGAAGGCTCATTGCTCATGTTATCCGGACCTTGAAGATGGACTGCTCTGGGGCCCATGTGCAAGTGACCTGTGCCAAGCTCATCTCCAGGACAGGCCACCTGATGAAGCTTCTCAGTGGGCAGCAGGAAGTAAAGGCATCCAACATACAATGGGATACGGACCAATGGAAGACTGAGAACTACATTAATGAGAGCACAGAAGCCCAGAGTGAACAGAAAGAGAAGTCGCTTGAG ctcacaaAAGAAGTTCCAGGATATGGCTATACCACCAAACTCATCGTGGCATTAATTCTGACTGGAATACTAACTATTTTGATTATACTTTTCTGCCTCATTGTG